The genomic segment tatataagatttttttttttgagaatatgaAATACAGGAGAAAGGagcagacaaaaaagaaacattatttcGACGCCGCCAGGGAATTTCTGCGCAAGGTATGTGGCCGTTCCCACGGACGGGTCACAGGGCTTGGTGGCGGTGTGGGCGGGGAACGGCGTGGCTGTGACGGTCCTCGGTCGCGTCAACCTCAAACATCCCGGCGACGTCACAGGCCGGCTGGATGGACTTCAGCATAGAAAAACGAGTAGAGGTTATTTTGCTTAAccaagatttatgtatatatatacatacacacacacacaatatatatatatatatataatatatatatatatatatatatatatatatatatatatttacatatacatacacacatatatgtagacacgcatgcacacacacacacacacacaaatgagcagcgcatgagtgtgtgtgtgtgtgtgttcatacagatatatagataaatacaaatatatacagatacaaaaatgtatacataaatatgtgcatgtgtatatatgtgtatgtatgcatatatgtgtatatacatatatgtagacacgcatgcacacacacacaacacacacacacacacacacacacacacacacacacacacacacacacaccacacacacacacacacacacacacacacacacacacacaaacgcacacgcaaacacatacacatgtgtgtatgtgtgtgtatatatatgtatatctatatatataatgtatacacacacacacacgcacacacacacgcacacacacacacacacacacacacacacacacacacacacacacacacacacacacaacacacacacacacacacacacacacaaatatatatatatatatatatatatatatatataatatatatatatatatatatatatatatatatatatgtgtgtgtgtgtgtgtgtgtgtaaatgtttatatatagatagatatatgtgtacgcatgtgtgaatatatggttaattaaatgaataaatgaatatatatatacacatatatgtgtgtgtttctctcttctctctctctctctctctctctctctcctctctctctctcactctctcactctatcacctatctctctctctctctatctctttctctctctcactctctctcacgctctctctctctatctctctctatctatctatctctttctctctctctctctctctctctctctctcttctctctctctctctctctaaataatatatatatataatatatataatatatatatatgtatatatatatatatatatatatatatatatatatatatatgtatatataatttctaactaCTAACTGTACATTTACCATTTCATGTTGAAGGTACTAAGTATTGTGTTCACTCGGAGTCGCATCCTGGGCTGAAGTTCTGTGACAAGGATGTGGATCAGGTGACGTTTACTAGTAATATTCAGACGATGTGGAGATTTAAACCAAAGGCAGTGGCTTTGGGTTTAATGGCGTCGAGGCCAAGTAAGTTTATAACGGCAATGGCTCATATCTGATTCGAACTAATGCTGTCTCATGTTTACCACTGTCCAATTTTACTTAATCTCAAAAGTTTCCTTGACGCTGATCTTTCAGTGCCCACGTTTACAGTGATATCAGTTTTTCTCTGCCTTctctgcgtaaaaaaaaaatgcaataagaagCAATTTCAGAATCGACCAAACGTGTTACTGACAATATTCCAGAGTGCAAGCAATACTACGTCCTCTCTTTCCGTATGGATATTGGGAGCACCCCGACGAAGCTCTTTTGGCAGCCCGGTAAAACGGGACGTTCCCTGAACATCGGCTTGTATCACGCTAATGGTCGATATGACGAATACCTAATCGCAGAAAAAGCATCAACGCGAAATCTATATGACATCACATTTCAGCGTGCGTTCACTAGTAAGTCTAACACTGCATATAAATTTCTCTTGATGAATTGTGAAAATTGATGTGTTAAGTGGTCAGTTCAAGAAAGCAAATTGTAGAAAACTAataattttcatctttctttcttgcatCGTGTTAGATACCTCCTGCGTTCTGATGAGCTCGAGTCTCGATATGTCAAACACTTGTCTGCAGGACCAAAGAGAAGCAAATATAATTTACTTTAAAAGCACTGACAATTTCGGGTTAAAGGCACCCAGCTACAGTTCGCCTTTCTGCTCACCAGGAAGTAAATGAGTGGTCTGGTATTTTGatgttacgattttttttatatacatgcatgcatatatatatatatatatatatatgtatatatatatgtatatatataatatatatatatatataatatatatatatatatattatatatatatcatggtatcaaaatacacacacacacatatatatacaaaaaaaaaaaacacacacacacacacacacacacacacacacacacacacacacacacacatatatatatatatgcgtatatatgagtatatatatatatatatatatatatatatatatatatatatatatatatatatatatataatatatatatatgtgtgtgtgtgtgtgtgtgtgtgtgtgtgcgtgtgtgtgtgtgtgtatgtgtgtgcgtgtgtgtgtgtgtgtgtgtgtgtgtgtgtgtgtgtgtaagatgtaATAATTAAACAAGTAAAAGTGTTACGGAAATTAAGGTAAGGATAATGCTAACTTAATGCTACTTGTGTTACTACtaaagataatcatgatcatatcagtgataattagactgacattatcattatcgaagtTGTGGCAATATTGCTTATAGTAACAGTACTAATAGTAATTGAATTGATGTCAAAACACCAAGGAAAACAATATCAGAGCCTAAGAAAATGactatatatttttccaactCGGTTCAGCATTGAAGTTTAGCTTGGCTGTTACTCTTAAATTCCTAAAAATGTCATTCGGTATGAAGGGTGTATCTAAAAATTAACCAAGTTATGAAACGACACGAGATCGTGTTAACGATAACGATGGTTATGATGGAAATACcagcaatcattatcataacaaggaAAGCTGATCAACCGACGATTTTTAAGTTTTACGTCGGGACCCCTATAGTAAGGACCATGACAGTACTTCTTTCAAAGGACATTTACTTACCAGGTAAGGAGACCCTAACCTGCCCTTGGCCCCAAAACCCATGATAGagtggtactaatgataatactaatgatgaaaaggatgttaaaagtgataatgaagataacgatgttgatgatgaagataacgatgttgatgatgatgatgatgaatgtgatgataataataatgacaacaacattagtaataataataataataatgaaataatgataataatgttgatagtaatgataataataagaatatgataacaacaacaacaacaataataataacagtaataatgatagtgatagtgacaataaaagtaataatagcaatgtcaatataaataaaaatatttgcaagaataagaaaaataataatgattatgatcatatagTTATATCTGTAGAAACATAATGATGacattgtaattaataataataacaattttaattataaaaagaatgatgacGATTATATGATAGGAATAAAAGTGATTGCGATAacagtaattacaaaaataagatTAGCAAATCTAGCAATGGAAGGAGGATACAGAAACATCGTCCCAGAAAAGATCAAAGTGTCTTTAGTAACCTCCAAGATGAACTACACATTGAAGATAGGTGTGGATTTTATGAATACCATCACATaccgataaaagaaagaaaaaaaaaaacaacaacaagaaagaaggcactaaactttgaaaaaaaacaattcaccCATTTCgttaattatcattcatcatacaaCCGTGCCAGCTACTCCGATACCCCATATttcaatagaaatagaaaatccgACAATATTCATTCCAGTAGCATATACCGCTGATTTTGGAATCAGTAATGTACAAAGGACTTAATTGTGGACCGATA from the Penaeus monodon isolate SGIC_2016 unplaced genomic scaffold, NSTDA_Pmon_1 PmonScaffold_3364, whole genome shotgun sequence genome contains:
- the LOC119570621 gene encoding uncharacterized protein LOC119570621, whose amino-acid sequence is MEAHLGTRFSSFVCFLGFCLLQKIPVAENFLKETDVQMICTEGNFCARYVAVPTDGSQGLVAVWAGNGVAVTVLGRVNLKHPGDVTGRLDGLQHRKTSRGTKYCVHSESHPGLKFCDKDVDQVTFTSNIQTMWRFKPKAVALGLMASRPKCKQYYVLSFRMDIGSTPTKLFWQPGKTGRSLNIGLYHANGRYDEYLIAEKASTRNLYDITFQRAFTNTSCVLMSSSLDMSNTCLQDQREANIIYFKSTDNFGLKAPSYSSPFCSPGTLKFSLAVTLKFLKMSFGMKGVSKN